The Urbifossiella limnaea genome has a window encoding:
- a CDS encoding lactate racemase domain-containing protein, with product MDLPVGRGTWTIDIPAGKLVAVRPAAVPSVPTAGPRELVRAALEAPFGFEPLRRALTPDDRVAVAFDPALPAAAELLTGLLDHLRTAGIEPAAVTVISPPGAPQGWIDDLPDEYADLTAETHDPTDEKRRAYLATTRGGRRVYLNRTLVEADAPIILTGRGYDPLTGYAGAEAAVFPGLSGEAVEPPELEAKAAPDAEPTGLRAEATEVAWLLGTPFLVQVIEGAGDAVQEVVAGLLDSSAEGVRRQDARWRGTVPERVGAVIAAVSGSPERVSFLDLAKAAACAARVVSKGGRVAVLSDAAPALGEGAALLRSLDGPEGASKKLARLNPPDRVACALWAWAARRASLFLASGLPDDVVEELFATPLRTPAEAARLAASADAVAVIADAHKAMVTVG from the coding sequence ATGGACCTCCCCGTCGGCCGCGGCACCTGGACCATCGACATCCCCGCTGGCAAGCTCGTCGCCGTGCGCCCCGCAGCGGTGCCGTCGGTGCCGACGGCCGGGCCGCGCGAGCTCGTGCGCGCCGCGCTCGAGGCGCCGTTCGGGTTCGAGCCGCTCCGCCGCGCCCTCACGCCCGACGACCGCGTCGCCGTCGCCTTCGACCCCGCCCTGCCGGCTGCGGCCGAACTGCTTACCGGGCTGCTCGACCACCTCCGCACCGCTGGCATCGAGCCCGCGGCCGTTACCGTCATTTCGCCGCCGGGCGCGCCGCAGGGGTGGATCGACGACCTGCCGGACGAGTACGCCGACCTGACCGCCGAGACGCACGACCCGACCGACGAGAAGCGGCGCGCCTACCTCGCCACCACCCGCGGCGGCCGGCGCGTGTACCTGAACCGCACACTGGTCGAGGCCGACGCGCCGATCATCCTCACGGGCCGCGGGTACGACCCGCTCACCGGCTACGCCGGCGCCGAGGCGGCGGTCTTCCCCGGGCTGTCGGGCGAAGCCGTCGAGCCGCCCGAGCTTGAGGCGAAGGCCGCGCCCGACGCCGAGCCGACCGGCCTGCGGGCCGAAGCCACGGAAGTCGCGTGGCTGCTCGGCACGCCGTTCCTCGTGCAGGTCATCGAAGGCGCGGGCGACGCCGTTCAGGAAGTCGTCGCGGGGCTGCTCGACAGTTCCGCCGAGGGCGTGCGCCGGCAGGACGCCCGCTGGCGCGGCACCGTCCCCGAGCGCGTCGGGGCCGTGATCGCGGCCGTGTCCGGCAGCCCGGAGCGCGTCAGCTTCCTGGACCTGGCGAAGGCGGCGGCGTGTGCCGCGCGGGTCGTGTCGAAGGGCGGCCGCGTCGCCGTCCTGAGCGACGCGGCGCCGGCGCTCGGTGAGGGGGCGGCACTCCTACGCTCGCTCGACGGCCCGGAAGGCGCCTCGAAGAAGCTGGCGCGGCTGAACCCGCCGGACCGCGTGGCGTGTGCCCTGTGGGCGTGGGCGGCCCGACGGGCGAGCCTGTTCCTGGCGAGCGGCCTGCCCGACGACGTGGTCGAGGAGCTGTTCGCCACGCCGCTCCGCACGCCCGCCGAGGCGGCGCGGCTGGCCGCCTCGGCGGACGCCGTCGCGGTCATCGCCGACGCGCACAAGGCGATGGTGACGGTGGGCTGA